A genomic stretch from Haloferax sp. Atlit-12N includes:
- a CDS encoding PGF-CTERM sorting domain-containing protein, whose product MRPSNRSALLTTTLLVAAVLAAAVMPAAAASGHYEFTDDAYTAEQGEVVSITLSGASDANNTSAALTGENNTVPLRIGGEDVNFAVNATVVDEDRDGNVTLELNTSTAGQANASSYLTAAGNDSVNATQTTETLPATLDAGDYSLALGPTNNSTDTATLSLQAAETTTEPAESTETTESTDTETTTTADETTETTTNASASATTETTGTSDTGIPGFSAVLAVIALLAAAFLAVRR is encoded by the coding sequence ATGCGACCCTCCAATCGATCCGCGCTACTGACGACGACCCTCCTCGTCGCCGCCGTCCTCGCGGCGGCGGTGATGCCCGCGGCCGCTGCCTCGGGCCACTACGAGTTCACAGACGACGCGTACACGGCCGAACAGGGCGAGGTGGTCTCCATCACGCTCTCCGGCGCGTCGGACGCGAACAACACGTCCGCCGCACTGACCGGCGAGAACAACACCGTCCCGCTCCGCATCGGCGGCGAAGACGTGAACTTCGCCGTCAACGCGACGGTAGTCGACGAGGACCGCGACGGCAACGTCACCCTCGAACTGAACACCTCGACGGCGGGACAGGCGAACGCCTCGTCGTACCTCACCGCCGCCGGCAACGACTCGGTGAACGCGACGCAGACGACCGAGACGCTCCCGGCGACGCTCGACGCGGGCGACTACTCGCTCGCGCTCGGCCCGACGAACAACTCGACCGACACGGCGACGCTCTCGCTCCAGGCGGCGGAGACGACGACCGAACCGGCCGAATCGACTGAGACGACTGAGTCGACCGACACCGAGACGACCACGACGGCGGACGAGACGACCGAGACGACGACGAACGCGTCGGCCTCGGCGACGACCGAGACGACCGGCACCAGCGACACCGGCATCCCCGGCTTCAGCGCCGTGCTCGCGGTCATCGCGCTTCTCGCGGCCGCCTTCCTCGCGGTCCGCCGATAG
- a CDS encoding acyl-CoA dehydrogenase family protein, translating to MLDYLELEGDLTGEEKLVRDEARRFVDEQVKPDIGEHFEAGTFPTELIPQMGELGFYAPNLDGYGLPGLGERAYGLLMQELEAGDSGLRSMASVQGSLVIYPIHAYGSDEQKERWLPKLGSGEAVGCFGLTEPQHGSDPSGMETRAERDADGYVLNGSKTWITNSPIADVAVVWARDVSAEGSPVRGFLVETDRDGVTTNKIEGKLSMRASVTGEIGLDDVRVPEEDVLPGVEGMKGPLSCLTQARFGIAWGVVGAARDAFEDARQYAKDRDQFGGPIARFQLQQGKLAEMATQITNAQLMAHRLADLKERGDLRHQQVSMAKRHNVRVAREVTRTAREMLGGNGITTDYSPMRHMENIETVYTYEGTDDIHTLVLGADLTGIEAFE from the coding sequence ATGCTCGATTATCTGGAATTGGAGGGAGATCTGACCGGCGAAGAGAAACTCGTCCGCGACGAGGCCCGCCGCTTCGTCGACGAGCAGGTCAAACCCGACATCGGCGAGCACTTCGAGGCCGGGACGTTCCCGACCGAACTCATCCCGCAGATGGGAGAACTCGGCTTCTACGCGCCCAACCTCGACGGCTACGGTCTCCCCGGCCTCGGCGAGCGCGCTTACGGCCTCCTGATGCAGGAACTCGAAGCCGGCGACTCCGGCCTCCGGTCGATGGCGAGCGTGCAGGGGTCGCTCGTCATCTATCCCATCCACGCCTACGGCTCCGACGAGCAGAAAGAGCGATGGCTCCCGAAACTCGGGTCGGGCGAGGCGGTCGGCTGTTTCGGCCTGACCGAACCGCAACACGGCTCGGACCCGTCGGGGATGGAGACCCGCGCCGAGCGCGACGCCGACGGCTACGTCCTCAACGGCTCGAAGACGTGGATTACGAACTCGCCCATCGCGGACGTGGCGGTCGTCTGGGCGCGCGACGTGTCGGCGGAGGGGTCACCCGTCCGCGGCTTCCTCGTCGAGACCGACCGCGACGGGGTGACGACGAACAAAATCGAGGGGAAACTCTCGATGCGCGCGTCGGTCACGGGCGAAATCGGCCTCGACGACGTGCGCGTTCCCGAGGAGGACGTACTTCCCGGCGTCGAGGGAATGAAGGGGCCGCTTTCGTGTCTCACGCAGGCGCGGTTCGGCATCGCGTGGGGCGTCGTCGGCGCGGCCCGCGACGCCTTCGAGGACGCCCGGCAGTACGCGAAGGACCGCGACCAGTTCGGCGGCCCCATCGCGCGGTTCCAACTCCAGCAGGGGAAACTCGCGGAGATGGCGACCCAAATCACGAACGCACAGTTGATGGCCCACCGCCTCGCCGACCTCAAAGAGCGCGGCGACCTGCGACACCAGCAGGTGTCGATGGCGAAGCGCCACAACGTCCGCGTCGCCCGCGAGGTGACCCGAACCGCCCGCGAGATGCTCGGCGGCAACGGCATCACGACCGACTACTCGCCGATGCGCCACATGGAGAACATCGAGACCGTCTACACCTACGAGGGGACCGACGACATCCACACGCTCGTTCTTGGCGCTGACCTGACGGGAATCGAAGCATTCGAATAG
- a CDS encoding type 1 glutamine amidotransferase codes for MTRPRLAFLDASHGDSSTFRNFRRELDADLVEFDVTDGRLPDHFDYDGVVITGSSSSVYWDEAWIRNLVSWVADADERGLPLLGVCFGHQVVAAALGGTVEDMGEFELGYNEVERTRADDEDDILAGIGERFTVFTSHGDRVTELPPGAELLAQNEFGVHAFRRSHAFGVQFHPEYDTDTAEAIARQKDFLPDERLRSVIDGITPENYAAACEAKRLFDNFVTYVNRTNAGSVESAA; via the coding sequence ATGACCCGCCCGCGACTCGCGTTCTTGGACGCCTCTCACGGCGATTCGAGCACGTTCCGAAACTTCAGGCGCGAACTCGACGCCGACCTCGTCGAGTTCGACGTGACCGACGGCCGCCTCCCCGACCACTTCGACTACGACGGCGTCGTCATCACTGGCTCGTCGTCGTCGGTCTACTGGGACGAGGCGTGGATTCGAAACCTCGTGTCGTGGGTCGCCGACGCCGACGAGCGCGGCCTCCCCCTCTTGGGCGTCTGTTTCGGTCACCAGGTCGTCGCGGCGGCCCTCGGCGGCACCGTCGAAGACATGGGCGAGTTCGAACTCGGCTACAACGAAGTCGAGCGGACCCGCGCCGACGACGAGGACGACATCCTCGCCGGCATCGGCGAGCGATTCACCGTCTTCACCTCCCACGGCGACCGAGTGACCGAACTTCCGCCGGGCGCGGAACTCCTCGCCCAAAACGAGTTCGGCGTCCACGCGTTCCGTCGGAGCCACGCCTTCGGCGTCCAGTTCCACCCCGAGTACGACACCGACACCGCCGAGGCCATCGCGAGGCAGAAGGACTTCCTCCCCGACGAGCGGCTCCGGTCGGTCATCGACGGCATCACGCCGGAGAACTACGCTGCCGCCTGCGAGGCCAAGCGCCTGTTCGACAACTTCGTCACCTACGTCAATCGGACGAACGCGGGTTCGGTCGAATCGGCGGCCTGA
- a CDS encoding alpha/beta fold hydrolase, with translation MPTAVADGVELYYDSEGDGETVAFVGDAGYGAWQWGWQHAAVAGPYESLVTDLRGAGRSDAPAGPYSVETLVSDLVAVLADANVRKAHLVGFGLGGLVALEAARTTNRVRSLVLVGTAASGAEIDPEPLSAAPDDPAALRESLAPALSEEFRAEQPDVVDQLVSWREREDADHEAWAAQAAAVADYDAGPLYEVTVPTLVLHGGDDPVWPVEGGRALAEGLPRGEFESFAGARHLVTVERSRLVNDALVSFLESLDDD, from the coding sequence ATGCCCACGGCAGTCGCAGACGGGGTCGAACTGTACTACGACAGCGAGGGCGACGGCGAGACGGTCGCCTTCGTCGGCGACGCGGGCTACGGCGCGTGGCAGTGGGGTTGGCAGCACGCCGCCGTCGCCGGCCCCTACGAGAGCCTCGTGACCGACCTCCGCGGGGCCGGCCGCTCCGACGCGCCCGCGGGGCCGTACTCGGTCGAGACGCTCGTTTCCGACCTCGTGGCCGTCCTCGCGGACGCGAACGTCAGGAAGGCCCATCTCGTCGGGTTCGGCCTCGGCGGGCTGGTCGCGCTGGAGGCCGCGCGGACGACGAACCGTGTTCGGAGCCTCGTCCTCGTCGGCACCGCCGCCTCGGGAGCGGAAATCGACCCCGAACCGCTCTCCGCCGCGCCCGACGACCCGGCCGCGCTCCGCGAGTCGCTCGCGCCGGCGCTCTCCGAGGAGTTCCGCGCGGAACAGCCGGACGTGGTCGACCAACTCGTCTCGTGGCGCGAACGGGAAGACGCCGACCACGAAGCGTGGGCCGCACAGGCCGCCGCCGTCGCCGACTACGACGCCGGCCCGCTCTACGAGGTGACGGTCCCGACGCTCGTCCTCCACGGCGGCGACGACCCGGTCTGGCCGGTCGAAGGCGGTCGCGCGCTGGCCGAGGGACTCCCCCGTGGCGAGTTCGAGTCGTTCGCGGGCGCGCGCCACCTCGTCACCGTCGAGCGGTCGCGCCTCGTCAACGACGCGCTCGTCTCCTTTCTCGAATCGCTCGACGACGACTGA
- the alaS gene encoding alanine--tRNA ligase, with protein MSELEAEYRLDYFEEEGFYRKQCPVTGVHFWTRDPDRETCGEPPADDYTFIDNPGFDEEYTLEEMREKFLSFFEDHDHERIDPYPVAANRWRDDVLLTQASIYDFQPLVTSGETPPPANPLTVSQPCIRMQDIDNVGKTGRHTMAFEMMAHHAFNAREEAGDKYAYEGEVYWKDETVRLCDEFFESLGADISEITYIEDPWVGGGNAGPAFEVLYRGAELATLVFMSMKQDPEGDYELKDGNTYSPMDTYIVDTGYGLERWTWVSQGTPTVYEAVYPDMIEFLKENVGIEHTDEEEELIHRAAKLSGHLDIDEIDDLATARAEVAGELGVDEAELTSLLRPLEDIYAIADHCRTLAYMFGDGIVPSNVGTGYLARMVLRRTKRLVDNLGVDAPLDELVDMQAERLDYQNRDTIRDIVRSEERKYRKTLERGSRKVQQLADEYADKDEPIPLDELIELYDSHGIQPDMVQEIAEERGATVDIPDDFYSLVADRHEQVDGEDEAAERDDRLGDLPATDKLYYDDQERTEFEAVVLDVFEREEGYDVVLDQTMFYPEGGGQPADHGSLATDDTTVEVTDVQIVDDVVLHRTDEDPGKGEFVRGQLDAERRRRLMRHHTATHVIGHAIRTVLGDHIRQAGASKGVDRSRLDVTHYERITREEVKQIERVANELVMRNIPVKQEWPDRRDAEKKHGFDLYQGGIPPGEQIRLIHVGTDVQACGGTHVKRTGDIGVIKVLTTEPVQDGVERVVFAAGDAAIEATQRTEDALYGAADVLDVNPADVPETAERFFTEWKERGKTIDRLKTELAEARAAAGADEIDIDGTPAVVQRLDGDADELRATANALVEEGKVAVLGSAAGGSAQFVVGVPDGVGVNAGQVVGQLAGKVGGGGGGPADFAQGGGPDVDALDDALDEAPDVLRAVLNA; from the coding sequence ATGAGCGAACTCGAAGCGGAGTACCGCCTCGACTACTTCGAGGAGGAGGGCTTCTACCGGAAGCAATGCCCCGTGACGGGCGTCCACTTCTGGACACGAGACCCCGACCGCGAGACGTGCGGTGAACCGCCCGCCGACGACTACACCTTCATCGACAACCCCGGCTTCGACGAGGAGTACACCCTCGAAGAGATGCGCGAGAAGTTCCTCTCTTTCTTCGAGGACCACGACCACGAGCGCATCGACCCCTACCCGGTCGCCGCGAACCGCTGGCGCGACGACGTGCTCTTGACGCAGGCATCTATCTATGACTTCCAGCCGCTCGTCACGTCCGGCGAGACGCCGCCGCCGGCCAACCCGCTGACCGTCTCTCAGCCCTGCATCCGGATGCAGGACATCGACAACGTGGGCAAGACCGGTCGCCACACGATGGCGTTCGAGATGATGGCTCACCACGCGTTCAACGCCCGCGAGGAGGCCGGCGACAAGTACGCCTACGAGGGCGAGGTCTACTGGAAGGACGAGACGGTCCGCCTCTGCGACGAGTTCTTCGAATCGCTCGGCGCGGACATCTCCGAAATCACCTACATCGAGGACCCGTGGGTCGGCGGCGGCAACGCCGGTCCGGCTTTCGAAGTCCTCTACCGCGGCGCCGAACTCGCTACCCTCGTCTTCATGTCGATGAAGCAGGACCCGGAGGGCGACTACGAACTCAAGGACGGCAACACCTACTCGCCGATGGACACCTACATCGTCGACACCGGCTACGGACTCGAACGGTGGACGTGGGTGTCGCAGGGGACGCCGACGGTGTACGAGGCCGTCTACCCCGACATGATAGAGTTCCTGAAGGAAAACGTCGGCATCGAGCACACCGACGAGGAGGAGGAACTCATCCACCGCGCGGCGAAGCTCTCGGGCCACCTCGACATCGACGAAATCGACGACCTCGCCACCGCGCGCGCCGAAGTCGCGGGCGAACTCGGTGTCGACGAGGCCGAACTCACGTCCCTGCTCCGCCCGCTCGAAGACATCTACGCCATCGCGGACCACTGCCGCACCCTCGCGTACATGTTCGGTGACGGCATCGTCCCCTCGAACGTCGGGACGGGCTACCTCGCCCGCATGGTCCTCCGGCGCACCAAGCGCCTCGTGGACAACCTCGGCGTGGACGCCCCGCTCGACGAACTCGTGGACATGCAGGCCGAGCGCCTCGACTACCAGAACCGCGATACCATCCGCGACATCGTCCGCAGCGAGGAGCGCAAGTACAGAAAGACGCTCGAACGCGGCTCCCGCAAGGTCCAGCAGCTCGCCGACGAGTACGCCGACAAGGACGAACCCATCCCGCTCGACGAACTCATCGAGCTGTACGACTCCCACGGCATCCAGCCCGACATGGTGCAGGAAATCGCCGAGGAGCGCGGCGCGACCGTCGACATCCCCGACGACTTCTACTCGCTCGTCGCCGACCGCCACGAGCAGGTCGACGGCGAAGACGAGGCCGCGGAGCGCGACGACCGCCTCGGCGACCTGCCGGCGACGGACAAGCTCTACTACGACGACCAGGAGCGCACCGAGTTCGAGGCCGTCGTTCTCGACGTGTTCGAGCGCGAGGAGGGCTACGACGTGGTCCTCGACCAGACGATGTTCTACCCCGAAGGCGGGGGCCAGCCCGCCGACCACGGCTCGCTCGCCACCGACGACACGACGGTCGAGGTGACCGACGTGCAGATCGTGGACGACGTGGTGCTCCACCGCACCGACGAGGACCCCGGTAAGGGCGAGTTCGTCCGCGGCCAACTCGACGCCGAGCGCCGCCGTCGGCTCATGCGCCACCACACGGCGACCCACGTTATCGGCCACGCCATCCGGACGGTCCTCGGCGACCACATCCGGCAGGCCGGCGCGTCGAAGGGCGTCGACCGCTCGCGGCTCGACGTGACCCACTACGAGCGCATCACCCGCGAGGAGGTCAAGCAGATAGAGCGCGTCGCCAACGAACTCGTGATGCGGAACATCCCGGTCAAACAGGAGTGGCCGGACCGCCGCGACGCCGAGAAGAAACACGGCTTCGACCTCTATCAGGGCGGTATCCCGCCGGGCGAGCAGATTCGCCTCATCCACGTCGGCACCGACGTGCAGGCCTGCGGCGGCACCCACGTCAAGCGCACCGGCGACATCGGGGTCATCAAGGTGCTGACGACGGAGCCCGTTCAGGACGGCGTCGAGCGCGTCGTCTTCGCGGCGGGCGACGCGGCCATCGAGGCCACCCAGCGCACCGAGGACGCGCTGTACGGCGCGGCCGACGTGCTCGACGTGAACCCCGCGGACGTACCCGAGACGGCAGAGCGCTTCTTCACCGAGTGGAAAGAGCGCGGCAAGACCATCGACCGCCTGAAGACGGAACTCGCCGAGGCGCGCGCCGCGGCGGGGGCCGACGAAATCGACATCGACGGCACGCCCGCCGTCGTCCAGCGCCTCGACGGCGACGCGGACGAACTCCGCGCGACCGCCAACGCGCTGGTCGAGGAGGGGAAAGTCGCCGTCCTCGGCTCCGCCGCGGGCGGGAGCGCCCAGTTCGTCGTCGGCGTCCCCGACGGCGTCGGCGTCAACGCCGGGCAGGTCGTCGGCCAACTCGCCGGGAAAGTCGGCGGCGGCGGCGGCGGCCCCGCGGACTTCGCGCAGGGCGGTGGCCCCGACGTGGACGCGCTCGACGACGCGCTCGACGAGGCTCCCGACGTGCTCCGCGCCGTTCTGAACGCCTGA
- a CDS encoding TspO/MBR family protein, giving the protein MELASLRRRPAVELLAWVVLAQLAGALGSVFTVTAIGSWYGTLTRPWFAPPNWVFGPVWVTLFTLMGVAAWLVSRRDHPRRERALAVFVGHLVVNVAWSAAFFGLQSPALGLAVILVLIAAILATMREFAAVDRRAAGLLVPYLLWTCFATVLNYGFWSLN; this is encoded by the coding sequence ATGGAACTCGCCTCGCTCCGTCGGCGACCGGCGGTCGAACTGCTCGCGTGGGTCGTCCTCGCGCAACTCGCCGGCGCGCTCGGAAGCGTCTTCACCGTGACCGCTATCGGGTCGTGGTACGGGACGCTCACCCGACCGTGGTTCGCCCCGCCGAACTGGGTGTTCGGCCCGGTCTGGGTGACGCTTTTCACCCTGATGGGCGTCGCCGCGTGGCTCGTCTCCCGGCGCGACCACCCCCGCCGCGAGCGGGCGCTCGCCGTCTTCGTCGGCCACCTCGTCGTCAACGTCGCGTGGTCCGCGGCGTTCTTCGGACTGCAGTCGCCCGCACTCGGCCTCGCCGTCATCCTCGTCCTCATCGCGGCGATTCTGGCGACGATGCGCGAGTTCGCCGCCGTCGACCGGCGCGCGGCCGGTCTCCTCGTCCCCTACCTCCTGTGGACGTGCTTCGCAACTGTTCTCAACTACGGCTTCTGGTCGCTAAACTGA
- a CDS encoding GAF domain-containing protein, with product MHATEPTVFVDDDFDDIDLGDGVTVASASDENDPSDAACAVVTDPDAAVPGDVPTVLYTDAPPEAIERPDRFDAYVSRGDRSALESQVRWVLASTANRDASEVATARNDAEWDRLKRLYEGTTDLIAAETVEELYERAIGLTEHILEFDNTSFFVHDGDSFYVVANNDDMAGTGPIPSDTGLLGETHRTKRSFLVDDVRDHPAADPDDPAYRSAVSVPLGDDGVFQAISNEVGAYDETDLTLAELLVSYVSETRSRIESEAALRQSREQIERLHRGATELAAATSLDELFEQTVEITDDILEFDISYVGVVEDGYIVPAAISSDAPADGAERVPLDDGGIAAEVYLSRNTDITDDVRDHPEARPVKRMYRAVLSVPIGDLGVFQATTFTPGAFDERDAELTELLMAHVAVTAERIRAESRLREERDRSTALFEHVSDAAVAYDVEAGAVTVRDVNRAFQSAFGYDADDVVGSDLLGRIVPPEPDPDPVPEPGADETIPELLVAAGESYRGEVRRRTEAGVREFILNVVPLSPGEERGSGYAIYTDITERKTRESELERQNERLEEFANIVSHDLRNPLSVARGNLDLARETGDESRFDTAKRALEQMEELIDDLLSLARRGQLVDETERVDLGAVARQAWATTDTADAELLTPQSVVVDADEDRLAELLANLFRNAVEHAGPDVRVEVGGVDGGFYVEDDGPGIDPERRDEVFEPGETTGDDGIGYGLAIVESIAEAHGWSAIVTSGTAGGARFEFRA from the coding sequence GTGCACGCGACGGAACCAACGGTTTTCGTGGACGACGACTTCGACGATATCGACCTCGGCGACGGGGTCACGGTGGCGTCAGCGAGTGACGAGAACGACCCGAGCGACGCCGCGTGCGCCGTCGTCACGGACCCCGACGCGGCGGTCCCCGGCGACGTGCCGACGGTTCTGTACACCGACGCGCCGCCCGAGGCCATCGAGCGACCCGACCGGTTCGACGCCTACGTCAGCCGAGGCGACCGCTCCGCGCTCGAATCGCAGGTTCGATGGGTGCTCGCATCGACCGCCAACCGGGACGCAAGCGAGGTGGCGACGGCCCGAAACGACGCCGAGTGGGACCGACTCAAACGGCTCTACGAGGGGACGACGGACCTCATCGCGGCCGAGACGGTCGAGGAACTCTACGAGCGCGCCATCGGCCTCACGGAGCACATCCTCGAGTTCGACAACACCTCGTTTTTCGTCCACGACGGAGACAGCTTCTACGTCGTCGCCAACAACGACGACATGGCCGGAACGGGGCCGATTCCCTCGGACACAGGGCTGCTCGGGGAGACGCACCGGACCAAACGCTCGTTTCTCGTGGACGACGTGCGCGACCACCCCGCGGCCGACCCCGACGACCCCGCGTACCGCTCGGCAGTGAGCGTCCCGCTGGGCGACGACGGCGTGTTTCAGGCCATCTCCAACGAGGTCGGCGCGTACGACGAAACCGACCTCACGCTGGCCGAACTCCTCGTGTCCTACGTCTCCGAGACGCGGAGCCGTATCGAGTCCGAGGCCGCGCTTCGACAGAGCCGCGAGCAGATAGAGCGACTCCACCGAGGAGCCACCGAGCTGGCCGCGGCGACGAGTCTCGACGAGCTGTTCGAACAGACCGTCGAAATCACGGACGACATCCTCGAGTTCGACATCAGCTACGTGGGCGTCGTCGAGGACGGCTACATCGTTCCGGCGGCTATCTCGTCGGACGCGCCGGCCGACGGGGCGGAGCGCGTCCCCCTCGACGACGGGGGCATCGCGGCCGAAGTGTACCTATCTAGAAACACCGACATCACCGACGACGTGCGCGACCACCCCGAGGCGCGCCCGGTCAAGCGGATGTACCGCGCGGTCCTGAGCGTCCCCATCGGGGACCTCGGCGTCTTCCAGGCGACGACGTTCACGCCCGGCGCGTTCGACGAGCGAGACGCGGAACTGACGGAACTCCTCATGGCGCACGTCGCGGTCACGGCCGAGCGCATCCGCGCGGAATCGCGGCTCAGGGAGGAGCGCGACCGCTCGACGGCGCTGTTCGAACACGTCTCCGACGCCGCCGTCGCCTACGACGTGGAAGCCGGCGCGGTCACCGTCCGCGACGTGAACCGGGCGTTCCAGTCGGCCTTCGGCTACGACGCCGACGACGTGGTCGGAAGCGACCTCCTCGGGCGAATCGTCCCGCCGGAACCCGACCCGGACCCGGTTCCCGAACCGGGTGCGGACGAAACCATCCCCGAACTCCTCGTCGCCGCCGGCGAGAGCTACCGCGGAGAGGTCCGCCGCCGGACCGAAGCCGGCGTCCGCGAGTTCATCCTGAACGTCGTCCCGCTGTCGCCCGGCGAAGAGCGCGGGTCGGGCTACGCCATCTACACCGACATCACGGAGCGGAAGACCCGCGAAAGCGAGTTAGAGCGACAGAACGAGCGATTGGAGGAGTTCGCGAACATCGTGAGCCACGACCTTCGGAACCCGCTTTCGGTCGCCCGCGGAAACCTCGACCTCGCCCGCGAGACCGGCGACGAGTCGCGGTTCGACACGGCCAAGCGGGCGCTCGAACAGATGGAAGAGCTCATCGACGACCTGCTGTCGCTCGCCCGCCGCGGCCAACTGGTCGACGAGACGGAGCGCGTGGACCTCGGGGCGGTCGCCCGACAGGCGTGGGCGACCACAGACACCGCCGACGCCGAGTTACTCACCCCCCAATCGGTCGTCGTCGACGCCGACGAGGACCGCCTCGCCGAACTGCTCGCCAACCTGTTTCGGAACGCGGTCGAACACGCCGGACCCGACGTTCGCGTCGAGGTCGGCGGCGTCGACGGCGGGTTCTACGTCGAAGACGACGGCCCCGGCATCGACCCCGAGCGCCGCGACGAGGTGTTCGAACCCGGCGAGACGACCGGCGACGACGGCATCGGCTACGGGCTCGCGATCGTCGAATCCATCGCCGAGGCCCACGGCTGGTCGGCCATCGTGACTTCGGGGACGGCGGGCGGCGCGCGCTTCGAGTTCCGGGCGTGA
- a CDS encoding replication factor C small subunit — protein sequence MSEAAESGDAPAGREIWIEKYRPQTFDDVYGQDDIVERLRSYIERDDLPHLLFAGPAGVGKTTSATAIARAIYGDDWRGNFLELNASDERGIDVVRDRIKNFARSSFGGHDYRVIFLDEADSLTNDAQSALRRTMEQFSDNTRFILSCNYSSKIIDPIQSRCAVFRFSPLGDDAVAEQVRDIAAAEDIEVTEDGLDALVYAAGGDMRRAINSLQAAATTGEVVDEEAVYMITSTARPEDIEEMVRAAIDGEFTTARKQLETLIVDTGMAGGDIIDQLHRSVWEFDLDEREAVRLMERIGEADYRISEGANEQVQLEALLASLALSQN from the coding sequence ATGAGCGAGGCCGCGGAGTCGGGCGACGCCCCGGCGGGTCGTGAAATCTGGATCGAGAAGTATCGACCGCAGACCTTCGACGACGTCTACGGACAGGACGACATCGTCGAGCGCCTGCGGAGCTACATCGAGCGCGACGACCTGCCGCACCTCCTGTTCGCGGGACCGGCGGGCGTCGGCAAGACCACCTCCGCGACGGCCATCGCCCGCGCCATCTACGGCGACGACTGGCGCGGCAACTTCCTCGAACTCAACGCCTCCGACGAGCGCGGCATCGACGTGGTCCGCGACCGCATCAAGAACTTCGCGCGCTCGTCGTTCGGCGGCCACGACTACCGCGTCATCTTCCTCGACGAGGCCGACTCGCTGACGAACGACGCGCAGTCGGCGCTCCGCCGGACGATGGAGCAGTTCTCCGACAACACGCGCTTCATTCTCTCGTGTAACTACTCCTCGAAGATTATCGACCCCATCCAGTCGCGCTGCGCGGTGTTCCGCTTCTCCCCGCTCGGCGACGACGCCGTCGCGGAGCAGGTCCGCGACATCGCCGCGGCCGAGGACATCGAGGTCACAGAAGACGGCCTCGATGCACTCGTCTACGCCGCCGGCGGCGACATGCGTCGCGCCATCAACTCCCTGCAGGCCGCCGCGACGACCGGCGAAGTCGTCGACGAGGAGGCCGTCTACATGATTACCTCGACGGCCCGCCCCGAGGACATCGAGGAGATGGTCCGGGCCGCCATCGACGGCGAGTTCACGACCGCGCGCAAGCAGTTAGAGACGCTCATCGTCGACACCGGCATGGCCGGCGGCGACATCATCGACCAGCTTCACCGCTCCGTCTGGGAGTTCGACCTCGACGAGCGCGAGGCCGTCCGCCTCATGGAGCGCATCGGCGAGGCCGACTACCGCATCTCCGAGGGCGCGAACGAGCAGGTCCAACTCGAAGCGCTCCTCGCGTCGCTCGCGCTCTCGCAGAACTGA
- the samp2 gene encoding ubiquitin-like modifier protein SAMP2, with protein MNVTVEVVGEETSEVAVGDDGTYADLVRAVDLSPHEVTVLVDGRPVPEDQPVEVDRVKVLRLIKGG; from the coding sequence ATGAACGTGACCGTCGAGGTCGTCGGCGAGGAGACCAGCGAGGTCGCCGTCGGCGACGACGGGACCTACGCGGACCTCGTGCGGGCGGTGGACCTCAGCCCCCACGAGGTGACCGTCCTCGTCGACGGCCGCCCCGTCCCCGAAGACCAGCCCGTCGAAGTCGACCGCGTGAAGGTGCTCCGCCTCATCAAGGGCGGGTAG
- a CDS encoding GNAT family N-acetyltransferase produces the protein MDGTAENPDIRVREGDPDELVAVMRVLDAGLLEADAGEVRDRLAAGDCLVAEASGRVVGVLALDGDYIDAVAASPSRRGRGVGTALVRAALDRRDRLVADFDGGVRPFYESLGFDIEARDGDGNGNGNGNGDAGAVADTDAGDDRFRGVLRDE, from the coding sequence ATGGACGGCACCGCCGAAAACCCCGATATCCGCGTTCGAGAGGGCGACCCCGACGAACTGGTAGCCGTGATGCGCGTCCTCGACGCCGGACTGCTCGAAGCCGACGCGGGCGAGGTCCGCGACCGGCTAGCCGCCGGCGACTGTCTCGTCGCCGAGGCGTCCGGCCGCGTCGTCGGCGTGCTGGCGCTCGACGGCGACTACATCGACGCCGTGGCCGCCTCCCCGAGTCGCCGCGGCCGGGGCGTCGGAACCGCGCTCGTCCGGGCGGCGCTCGACCGTCGGGACCGACTCGTCGCCGACTTCGACGGGGGCGTCCGACCGTTCTACGAGTCGCTCGGATTCGACATCGAGGCGCGGGACGGAGATGGGAATGGGAATGGGAATGGGAATGGGGATGCGGGAGCAGTCGCAGACACGGATGCGGGCGACGACCGATTTCGCGGCGTCCTGCGGGACGAGTAG